The genomic DNA CGTATAAGAGAAACCAGGAGAAATGGGCAGaccgagagagagcaagagagagggaggcatgAAGGATGAAAAACAGTTGCCAGAGAGGACGGAAGTATAGAGGGGTTTACCAAAAACGGAAGAGAGATGCTCTCTAGTTTAACGGTTGAGAGGGGGGCATGGCAACAGAATGTGTCAAATGAGGACATAGAAAATGGTGTACTGAGAGGGAATATGTAGATAAATGATAACAATGCAGGTTATCTTTGAAAACGCCCTTAACCGTTTTATTCTCAGTACCGTCATGATGATGTTTTGGATACAAAATTAACTGTTTGTTGTCTGTTGTGTTCTTTACATGGATTTTTAAACACGGCCATTGACTTTAAATTATGTCTCTCCGCAGGCGCCCTGCTTCTTCCCTCAGCCCCAGCACCCCTCTAGCACCAGAAATATGGCAGCACCTCACCCCACTCGTGGGGTCTCTCATTCGGGCTCAAACCGACGAGGACGGGGGTCCTCTGTTTCAGGGACTTCCAGGGGACCAGCGGGTCCCTCTCGACAGGCCCAGACAGACACTGATCTGTTGGAGCAGATCCTGGAGAGGCCCACCCTGGCTGTGGTGGAGCAGCCCAAGGAGAGAGGCATGAGGTTCCGCTATGAGTGTGAGGGCCGCTCGGCCGGGAGCATCCTAGGAGCCTCCAGTGGGGACTCCAACAAGACCCTGCCTGCTATAGAGGTACCCAATAGATCCATATTGTATTTGGCTGTATTTTAATTTACAACAACAACTTATTCTTGTGATAACTTCATGACCACTCAGTCAGAACCTTGGTTTAACGTCTCATTAGAATAGAACCTAGTCCTTATATTTGTTTCCTGCAAATTGTGTTCCCAATGTCATCCCTAACCTGCACTGGATGTGTATGTCTGTATGGGAAGTGGGAGGGTTAACGGAATGTACCATCTATCCTAGAATTCCCCCCTTGTTGGTTTGGCTGCCCTCAACATGTAGAGCCTTTCAAGTGTAAGGATCAGGGGCAGAGGGGAATGGGGAGGAATTGAATGTAACTGAAATAGAAAGTACCCCACAAATCCATGTCTTTGTCTGATTTAAACACTGTTGATCCCCACCCACATACTACAATTCAGACCGCAGAACACTATCAGACAAGTGCGAAGCTTGACATTTGAAAGGGAGAGGCACTGAATCTGTTTTGGTTGTTCACCTTACATTTATTCAGTTTTAATCATGCTCTCACTTGTGTTGGAGGAAGAAAGACGGTTTGATTGATGCATAcagtatctctcctcctcctcctctttctttgTCCCTCTCCCCGCTTTCTCTCCCCATTTCTTTCTCTTCTTCACActcttccccctttctcctccctctttcagCTCCAGGGTCCCATTCAGAACATAAAGAAAGTGATGGTCACTGTTTCCCTGGTGACCAAAGACTACCCGTACCGCCCACACCCCCACTGCCTTGTGGGTAAAGACTGTGCGGATGGTACCGGAATCTGTGTCGTCTGCTTTAACCCCCACAGCAACCGACGTCACAGgtacccctctctttctctcctctattCATCACTCTCTTTTCTTACATTTCTCCCGTTGTCTACCAGAGGCCCATATCCTCTTTCTCATTCATCCTTCACCTTTTTTGGGGTGCCTTGCCAGGAAAGTGTGCTGGGTTAGTGTAAACATGTCTGTTTTTAATGGTTGGTAACCGACCATGTTTTGTGCGCATCTTGCAGTTTCGCTAACCTGGGCATCCAGTGTGTAAGGCGGAAGGAGCTGGATGCCTCTCTAGAGAAGAGACGGAATCAGAAGATCGACCCCTTTAAAAGTGAGTAGAGCCCTGACACGCACATGAAGCACATCGCAAGCACACACAGAATGTATCCAATTACACACATCCAATATTATAgtacaataaagttgtattgtcatTAGCAGTAGGGTAacatcctctcctctgtcctcccagCGGGCCACTCTAAAAGCATCGAGGACATGGACATGAACGTGGTGCGGCTGTGTTTCCAGTGTGAGCTGGAGTGGGTGGATGGAAAGAGGGACTTCCTGAACCCCATAGTGTCCAACCCCGTCTATGACAAGAGTAAGatcccctccctcactcccctccCAAACATCCTCCTGACACTGACACGACCACCTACACATGACTGCTTTTACATAGTCCTCTAACGTGATGCGAACCAGTACTGTAAGACCACAGCTATGTAAATGTACTTCCTGAACGATCCAGCAGGTGCTCAATGTGCGTATGTGTGCATGTTTACAGAGGCGACTACCACATCTGAGTTGAAGATCAACCGTCTGAACATTGTTAAAGGGCCGTGCACCGGCAAGACTGAGATCTACATGCTCTGCGACAAAGTCCAGAAAGGTGAGATGCAGCCAGACTCCCAAGTTGTAATATACAACAGGGAAGTAAACTCCTGTTAAAACAACTAAATGGAAGTGACACATGACGTGTGATGACACCTCTCAGGAAATACACTGTTGAAGTCAAACAGCTCGGAGAACTATACAAgctgattggtgtgtgtgtgtgtgtgttgcccgcTCAGACGACATAGAGATCATCTTTAAGAGGGGGCCTTGGGAGGCCAAGGCGGAGTTTGCCCAGACGGACGTCCACCGGCAGATCGCTATTGTGTTCAAGACCCCGTCCTACCAGGAACAGGACGTGGGGGAGGAAGTGGAAGTAAAAGTCTTCCTGCGCCGTCTCTCTGACCACATGGACAGTGACCCCGTCACGTTTACCTACCAGCCCAACAACACAGGTTGATACAACTTATGATGTTATATATGATATCATAATGCTGTGTCATAACATGTTAGgtgatgtatttattttttgatgCCGTGTTCAGATCCCTATGAAGTGAAGCGGAAGAGAAAGATAAAGACGGACATCAGCTTCACAGAGAGATCCTGTGTGGCAGGTGAGGATTGgcctcggctctctctctctctctttccagctTCAATTTCTGTGACCTATTTCAGGACAGAAAGTAAAAaggaaagtgaaagagagaacgAAGGCTGCTTACACAGCACCCTCACAAAAACAAATGACTGCACAGCTGAGTGTCAATAAGGTGTTCTAACACAAGTCCTTTCTACCGTCCACAGCTCAGAATGTGGCTGCAGCAGAATCCTCCACCTCCCAGCCATTCGAGCCGTTCACCTTCACCCCAGCAGAGAGCTGGCTGGACCCAGAGGAGTTGCATCCTCCTACCCAGTCTGGGGCCTCCACCATGGGGGAGATCCACTACAGTGACCCCCAGGAGGACAACTTCTTGAACGAGTGCATAAGCCCAGAGGACATCAGTGTTCTCTCTCTACTTCTGGAGCCTCTGTTCCATGACCCTGCCCTCCTTGGCTTTGGCCCTGGGGTCAACTCCCTCTTTGCCCCAGGTGGCATGGACATGAACTTTAACCCCAACCAGTGTGAGTCTGGGCAGGACTTGGGCTACTACAACGACCAGCAGTTCAACCAGCTAGTCAACGAGAATCAGGCCTCTCTGATGCAGCCCCTCCCACTGTCACTCCCCAGCTCCGCCCCTCAGGGTCAGTGTGATAACGAGGGGTGTGATTTGGTCCAGGTGAAGACAGAGGGGGACCTATGAGGGCAAAACATACCCCCTTAAGACTGAATGTGGTAACCCCTGAACTTTAAGGGGCTTTTTATTGTGTTGCTCTTCAAACCAGAGGTTTAGGGTGTGTAGGGACCTAACTCTGTACCCTGTGACAGTCCTCTCACCCAAACAAAGTACAGTATGAGAGTTTGGAGACACACTGGTAATAGCAGTAGCTGAGGCACCTTGTACCCTAATGGTGTGGTTACCCCTTGCCCCCAAAGGCCTCGCTGGACGAGGCTATAATCCAGACCCGTCCCCCCTTCCCACACACGACCACTACCAGGCCCTAAAGAATACATTTCAAAATGTCTGTCCAGACCCAAGCCTTTGAGTGTAATGTGCTGCCTTCACCATGCTGCTAACGTTAGCCTAAGGCTAATAGCCGTGATCAGCACAGCACCCACAGATGACATGTAGCTTTAGCATGTAGCTTTAGCGCCTCCGGGGAGACCAGAGTGATACTGGTGGAGGCGAGTTGCCCTTCCAATAGGCTAGCCATGGATGTTAAAAATGGTTCCTACCTACCCATTGTTATTACTACCTGTGGTGATTAGGGGACCATCCAGTACTCTGACCAAATACAAAATGGACACTTAAACTCAACTCGTCTGCCTTATCAGTTTTCCTTGTCAGGCTCCATCTGTGTAAATATTGTGGTTGAGGCAGACTTCGACAAGGACCTGCAGGAAATCCCTGAATTGAGGATTCAACTAAAGGAAAGCATAActaagggctcgattcaatccataTCGCAGATGTTCAGCGCTATAGCGTGATTGAAaattaaaggtaatttccaattgagccgacatgtgcaccgtttaccatgaatgcagtctctgcgAATGTGccatcattgcctttaaatgtatATTGCGCTGTAGCGTGGATCTTCAGCACTacagattgaatcgagccctaagCATTTAACTGTCGGTGCAAGACAACCTGAAAACTACCCCTCTGTGGAGAAATTGTTAAGTTAAAGGGACCATCTATCAAAGGCTGTTTATTTTTCACTTTCCATATGTGATATATTCTTTATTGTGTAGTCAAAGTCATTCTCTGTTGACTGGTATTTGTCGTTTTTGAATGTTGACATCAGTTTTAACCTCTGGCTCACCTGTTGACTCTGTTCATTGTAATAACCAATATTCATGTACAGTAGAAACGACCATAGTCCAATGCGCTGTCGTTCCTAGTGTCTACCTCTGTCATGTTGCTGTAAGTGCTATTCAGTTAAACATGTTCAGTGTATGTTCAGTTCCTTAACAGATCCATAGCTTCTTTGTATACTGTATGCCAGACTCCTCCCTTCATACTAGCCTGTTGATTGTTGTCATTAGTCTTTCAAAAATAAAATGATTGCAAGTCTTCATCTTAAACTCTTGGTCACATCAAGTGCGTTTTGTTGTGGGTTGTATAGGCtatttcatatttaatataaTTGACATGGTAAGTTTTTACTACATGTAAAAAGCAAAaggagagtgaaaaagagagggGACTGAATGAAAGACACAACGGCTGTGGGAGAACGGGGAGTGAGACGAGTGTGTGTCCTCCTCCTGGGTCCGTTGTTGTGTTCAGGCTCGGCTGCTTTTAATGCAATCCTGTTTTTAGCAGCCAGCTTTTGTTGCCGGTCAGAGTCCATCCCCCTCACATTCCTAACGCCGCACTCACATTTACTACAAAAACAACGTGACTTCCCCTAACCTCACCCACACAACCTGCCCAGTCGTGTACACGGGACCTGACTTGACTGTTGTGACTTGAGAATTACTGTAATACACAGAAATATATTATTTGAATTGTACGTAACTGGTGTAAAAGCAGAAATTCTCTTATGTTAGCCCCACCAGTTTCTGGGGAAGCGCTTTGATGATGCGCTTCACTTTGTACTCCAATGCCATTGGATATGGCTTTTTGCCTGATGAGTTCGCACCACCTCTGAGTCACTGCGTCAACAATGACTCATTCTCCCATACAGCTTGTGTGTAGTACCTCTGAAATTTGTTCTCGTTTATTTTTAACCATATCTATTTGGATGTATTTATTAAACCGTCATAGTTTAATCCCTCGTGTTCAGTTTTTGCTGAGTCAGAGGACCATTATGGGAAGTTCTAAGGCCACTGTAAAATCATAATCTCGGCAGCAGTTCAAGCTTTCACCCAGGTTCTGTTTATTCGGCACAAACAGTAACGATGTTTTCAAATGTTTTATCAGGAGAGAAGTTTAGGCGGTTTGCTCCTTTTTTatgcctactgaacacaacccagtgAAAGAGAGGCACAATTCACACCACCCTTATCTGCTGAACGGCACAAGCCCGAATGGATCTCTCTTTACAGGTCCACGGTGAACAATATGACGACGTACATGTGTTTGATAAGCTCAATAATAACATAGAAGCTGAATATCCCAGTTAAATGGTGTCTCTTTGCTCCTCCTGTAGACGTACAGGCCCAGTCTGAGCAGGTGTATTTCACAATGTGCTTTTTCACTGTTGACCAACACTGGAAAAAGCGTGGCATAAAGCCACAGGGAAACCCCACACTGGGCTCACAGCCAAAAGTTTCATTCCCGCATGTACACACAGTTAGTGTGACTAAAGTTAGTCACACCCTGATGAGTATCACCAATACACATTTCAAACTTGACTATAGTACATTTCATACTTGACTAAAGTATACACGCTCACATGAATGGTTTTATTTCTATAGACCTACTGTACATGCTCAAGTTGTTCCTGCTTTGGTCTGAATTCACTTTAAAACTAGCTCAGCAGCTTTCGGAGAATTTGCATACTTGGCCAGAAATTAACTTTGGGATTTTGTAACGTAACATTTCTACAGATTCATGCAGAAGAGCTTTCCCCAGTATTTAGATTAGTCATAAGAAAGCATAGACATGAGGTTATCTTGTAGTGAGTGTAACCTGCAgctaccctctcagtgtggttaTTCCCTGTAATATAAGGACAATGGTGGGAAGACAAAGCAAGTGAGCGAATACAAAGCATTGGCAGCTAGTAAGGGGTTTGGATATTGAAAGTTCCCATCTATAAAAATACTGATTGAGGGAGTTGAAATGTCCTGTGTGGCCACACAATCCCCATATCTCCTCGTCTTACTCACACATCACTTACTGTATTGTTCTGCAAATGTGTTTGAATGCAAATGAGAATGTGTGACATAAAAGTCAACGTTTAACCTTTCCTCTCTCCACCTTTTCTGGTGTTAAAACgtaacctgtgtgtgtgagacaattTGAATCTTTGTGACGTGTTATTCAATATTTTTGTGTCCTATTATTGAATTAATTTAAACTAGATTGTCCTAAATGTGGAACGATTAAATCATTTAAATCATGTTGAAGGATGAAACTGAATTACCGTATAACAGAATTATAGGAGTAGAGTTTGCTATAAGGATGAGCCATGATAAGGCCTGGAAGTGGTAGAACTTGACCATTTCCATTGCACTCCATTTTAGCAGACTCTCTACTGCCTCCTAGTGGTTTcggacagggttggggagtaactgattacatatAATCCATTAAATGTCATCTGATTATAAACAACTAACTGTAATCTGTCAGGTtatcagaaaaaatattgtaatcagattacatataCTTTTTAAAAACTAGATTACTTCATGGATGACTAACATTCCGATCGGATGTTAGCGAAAAAAATACATTGACGCCTTTCTTTTTttcctcaatgacattcaattcagcattgaaaaaaggcccaactttgttccacctgagcaagtctgaccacaagtcaaagACCACTatgatggatcctttttgtcttcttcgaatgcctcttaaggggaaagtaatccaaaagtaactgaaagtaatcagattacgttactgagtttagGTAATCCAAAAGTGACGTAACTGATTAcagttttggacaggtaactagtcaAACAAATTACATTTATAGG from Salmo trutta chromosome 26, fSalTru1.1, whole genome shotgun sequence includes the following:
- the LOC115162976 gene encoding transcription factor RelB isoform X2, with amino-acid sequence MAAPHPTRGVSHSGSNRRGRGSSVSGTSRGPAGPSRQAQTDTDLLEQILERPTLAVVEQPKERGMRFRYECEGRSAGSILGASSGDSNKTLPAIELQGPIQNIKKVMVTVSLVTKDYPYRPHPHCLVGKDCADGTGICVVCFNPHSNRRHSFANLGIQCVRRKELDASLEKRRNQKIDPFKTGHSKSIEDMDMNVVRLCFQCELEWVDGKRDFLNPIVSNPVYDKKATTTSELKINRLNIVKGPCTGKTEIYMLCDKVQKDDIEIIFKRGPWEAKAEFAQTDVHRQIAIVFKTPSYQEQDVGEEVEVKVFLRRLSDHMDSDPVTFTYQPNNTDPYEVKRKRKIKTDISFTERSCVAAQNVAAAESSTSQPFEPFTFTPAESWLDPEELHPPTQSGASTMGEIHYSDPQEDNFLNECISPEDISVLSLLLEPLFHDPALLGFGPGVNSLFAPGGMDMNFNPNQCESGQDLGYYNDQQFNQLVNENQASLMQPLPLSLPSSAPQGQCDNEGCDLVQVKTEGDL
- the LOC115162976 gene encoding transcription factor RelB isoform X1; translation: MRNMSVQNGTSTNDLDIIQEVISADRGFPCHVQSGFCLPGPPHPPVDSDLQAQNHRVMLRQTPSSTPPVLVPRGTTSRAPCFFPQPQHPSSTRNMAAPHPTRGVSHSGSNRRGRGSSVSGTSRGPAGPSRQAQTDTDLLEQILERPTLAVVEQPKERGMRFRYECEGRSAGSILGASSGDSNKTLPAIELQGPIQNIKKVMVTVSLVTKDYPYRPHPHCLVGKDCADGTGICVVCFNPHSNRRHSFANLGIQCVRRKELDASLEKRRNQKIDPFKTGHSKSIEDMDMNVVRLCFQCELEWVDGKRDFLNPIVSNPVYDKKATTTSELKINRLNIVKGPCTGKTEIYMLCDKVQKDDIEIIFKRGPWEAKAEFAQTDVHRQIAIVFKTPSYQEQDVGEEVEVKVFLRRLSDHMDSDPVTFTYQPNNTDPYEVKRKRKIKTDISFTERSCVAAQNVAAAESSTSQPFEPFTFTPAESWLDPEELHPPTQSGASTMGEIHYSDPQEDNFLNECISPEDISVLSLLLEPLFHDPALLGFGPGVNSLFAPGGMDMNFNPNQCESGQDLGYYNDQQFNQLVNENQASLMQPLPLSLPSSAPQGQCDNEGCDLVQVKTEGDL